Proteins from a genomic interval of Clostridium cochlearium:
- a CDS encoding UDP-N-acetylmuramoyl-tripeptide--D-alanyl-D-alanine ligase, whose amino-acid sequence MEYLSLEDIVKAVSGEVLIKGNKFDWQYVSTDTRKIEEKAIFIALKGERFNGNEYVATASQKGAYICIVDEEHFKKEEIKDYTTIIKVENTGKALLDLAKYYKSKLKIKVVAITGSTGKTSTKDLTAAVLSSKYKVFKTQGNFNNEIGLPLMIFKLDKSYDIAVLEMGMSDFGEIHRMAETALPDVAIITNIGISHIENLKSRENILKAKLEITDFFGDNNILIVNGEDELLGNLQEENYKLIKTGLEKNHNIYAYDINLNEKKVSFEVLESESNKKVYINVPVPGKHNVLNSLLAIACGRVLGIEFEDIKKGILNLETTSMRLDIVKGKKFNIVDDSYNASPDSMRAAIDVLCNIKGKKRYAVLGTMKELGEESHRAHREIGKYAGEKSINLIVLGDFSKSYIEGYLEGSENNSNRGYILEAKDKDEVITYLNDHLDSEDVVLFKASRSEHFEEMVESFK is encoded by the coding sequence ATGGAGTATTTATCACTAGAAGATATTGTAAAAGCTGTATCAGGAGAGGTTTTAATAAAGGGAAATAAATTTGATTGGCAATATGTATCAACAGATACTAGAAAAATAGAAGAAAAAGCTATATTCATAGCACTTAAAGGAGAAAGATTTAATGGTAATGAATATGTGGCTACAGCTAGCCAAAAGGGAGCCTATATTTGTATAGTAGATGAAGAGCATTTTAAAAAGGAAGAAATAAAAGATTATACAACTATTATAAAAGTTGAAAATACAGGTAAAGCCTTATTGGATTTGGCTAAATATTATAAAAGTAAACTCAAGATTAAAGTAGTTGCAATAACTGGTTCCACTGGAAAGACTTCTACTAAAGATTTAACAGCAGCAGTTTTAAGTTCCAAATATAAAGTCTTTAAAACTCAAGGAAATTTTAACAATGAAATAGGGCTTCCACTTATGATATTCAAATTAGATAAAAGTTATGACATAGCAGTACTAGAAATGGGCATGAGTGATTTTGGAGAAATACATAGGATGGCAGAAACTGCCCTGCCAGATGTAGCTATAATAACTAATATAGGTATATCTCATATAGAAAATTTAAAGAGTAGAGAAAATATTTTAAAAGCTAAATTAGAGATTACAGATTTTTTTGGTGATAATAATATACTCATAGTAAATGGTGAAGATGAACTGTTGGGAAATTTACAAGAAGAAAATTATAAATTAATAAAAACAGGCCTTGAAAAAAATCATAATATATATGCATATGACATAAATTTAAATGAAAAGAAAGTATCTTTTGAAGTTTTAGAAAGTGAAAGTAATAAAAAAGTTTATATAAATGTGCCGGTACCAGGAAAACATAATGTATTAAACTCACTTTTAGCCATTGCATGTGGAAGGGTTTTGGGAATAGAATTTGAAGATATAAAAAAAGGAATTTTAAACTTAGAAACCACTTCCATGAGATTGGATATAGTAAAGGGTAAGAAATTTAATATAGTAGATGATAGCTATAATGCAAGTCCTGATTCTATGAGGGCAGCAATAGATGTTTTATGTAATATTAAAGGTAAAAAAAGATATGCGGTACTTGGCACTATGAAAGAATTAGGAGAAGAATCACATAGGGCTCATAGGGAAATAGGTAAATATGCTGGAGAAAAATCTATAAATTTAATAGTACTAGGTGATTTTTCAAAATCTTATATAGAAGGATATTTAGAAGGAAGTGAGAATAACAGTAATAGAGGATATATTTTAGAGGCAAAAGATAAAGACGAAGTAATAACCTATTTAAATGATCATTTAGATAGTGAAGATGTAGTATTATTTAAAGCATCTAGATCAGAACACTTTGAAGAAATGGTTGAAAGCTTTAAATAA
- a CDS encoding YggS family pyridoxal phosphate-dependent enzyme — protein MSISENLHDIRKKLGNNVNLVAVSKTKPIEDIEEAYNLGVRDFGENKVQELVEKIEKFPKEDVKWHLIGHLQRNKVKYIVGKVYLIHSLDSIRLLKEIEKKYKEEDKVAKVLIQINIGEDKNKYGIRVEEIENMIKACEECSNVKVQGLMTILPMEDDESCRRYFKQMKQIFDDLKSRSFKNIEMKYLSMGMSGDYEIAVEEGSNMVRIGQGIFGKRDYNNL, from the coding sequence ATGTCGATTTCTGAAAATTTACATGATATTAGAAAAAAGTTAGGTAATAATGTAAATTTAGTAGCTGTATCAAAAACAAAACCCATAGAAGATATAGAAGAAGCTTACAATTTAGGAGTGAGGGACTTTGGAGAAAATAAAGTTCAGGAATTAGTAGAAAAAATAGAGAAATTTCCAAAAGAAGATGTGAAATGGCATCTTATAGGACATCTCCAAAGAAATAAAGTTAAATATATAGTAGGTAAAGTTTATTTAATACATTCTTTAGATAGCATTAGGCTGCTTAAGGAAATAGAGAAAAAATACAAAGAAGAAGATAAAGTAGCTAAGGTGCTTATACAAATAAACATAGGTGAAGATAAAAATAAATATGGAATAAGAGTAGAAGAAATAGAGAACATGATAAAAGCTTGTGAAGAATGTAGTAATGTAAAAGTTCAAGGTTTAATGACTATTTTGCCTATGGAAGATGATGAAAGTTGTAGAAGATATTTTAAACAAATGAAACAAATTTTTGATGATTTAAAAAGTAGAAGTTTTAAAAATATCGAAATGAAATATCTTTCTATGGGTATGTCCGGTGACTATGAAATAGCAGTAGAGGAAGGATCTAATATGGTAAGAATAGGTCAGGGCATATTTGGAAAAAGAGATTATAATAACTTATAA
- a CDS encoding UDP-N-acetylmuramoyl-L-alanyl-D-glutamate--2,6-diaminopimelate ligase, translating to MKLKEVLKKIDYNVLNGNIDVDIENIQYDSRNVKKGDVFFAIQGYSTDGHKFIESSIEKGAKVIVFDKEFKNQNDYKDITFIKVENSRKALALAASNYYGNPKNKLKIIGITGTNGKTTSTFMIKSILEEAGFKVGLMGTISNYIGDKKIHAKRTTPESLEIHKLFKDMVEEGVDYCVMEVSSHSLYLDRVYGIEFNEAIFTNLTQDHLDFHKTFENYYNSKLILFKNSINSIINIDDNYGERILKDIGEKTFTYSIKKHSDLKAENVRLHSRGVEFTVDFKGNKKEFNIHIPGEYNVLNALGSILACINEKISLDTIKTGLEKLSGVPGRCEIVTREYNLGYDVIVDYAHTPDGLDNVLRTARDFTKGRLISVYGCGGDRDRTKRPIMGKIGTELSDLAILTSDNPRTENPFSIIDDIVKGIEKDNYIVVENRREAIKKAMTVAQKDDVIVVAGKGHEDYQILKDKTIHFDEREVIKEIIEELY from the coding sequence ATGAAATTGAAAGAAGTGCTAAAAAAAATAGACTATAATGTTTTAAATGGAAATATAGATGTGGATATAGAAAATATTCAATATGATTCCAGAAATGTTAAAAAAGGTGATGTTTTTTTTGCTATACAAGGGTATAGTACAGATGGACATAAGTTTATAGAATCTTCTATAGAAAAAGGTGCTAAAGTCATAGTTTTTGATAAGGAATTCAAAAATCAAAATGATTATAAAGATATTACTTTTATAAAAGTTGAAAATAGTAGAAAAGCATTAGCATTAGCTGCTTCAAATTATTATGGTAATCCTAAGAATAAATTAAAAATAATAGGAATTACAGGTACTAATGGCAAAACAACAAGTACTTTTATGATAAAGTCAATATTAGAAGAAGCAGGGTTTAAAGTTGGACTTATGGGTACCATATCTAATTACATAGGAGATAAAAAAATTCATGCTAAGAGGACTACACCAGAATCTTTAGAAATACATAAACTTTTTAAAGATATGGTGGAAGAAGGAGTAGATTACTGTGTAATGGAAGTATCTTCTCATTCACTGTATTTAGATAGAGTATATGGAATAGAATTTAATGAGGCCATATTTACAAATTTAACTCAAGACCATTTAGATTTCCATAAAACCTTTGAGAATTATTATAATTCAAAATTGATACTTTTTAAAAACAGTATTAATTCTATAATAAATATAGATGATAATTATGGAGAAAGAATTTTAAAAGATATAGGAGAAAAAACTTTTACCTATTCTATAAAAAAACATTCTGATTTAAAGGCGGAAAATGTAAGATTGCATTCTAGAGGAGTAGAATTTACTGTAGATTTTAAAGGAAATAAAAAGGAATTTAATATACACATACCAGGAGAATATAATGTATTAAATGCATTAGGAAGTATTTTGGCTTGTATAAATGAAAAAATCAGCTTAGATACCATAAAAACAGGTTTAGAAAAACTTTCAGGGGTACCAGGCAGATGTGAAATAGTTACAAGAGAATATAATTTAGGATATGATGTTATTGTAGACTATGCACATACACCAGATGGATTAGATAATGTACTGAGAACTGCTAGAGACTTTACAAAGGGCAGACTTATAAGTGTTTATGGATGTGGTGGAGATAGAGATAGAACTAAAAGACCTATAATGGGTAAAATAGGAACAGAACTTAGTGATTTAGCTATACTAACCTCTGACAATCCAAGGACAGAAAATCCTTTTAGTATAATAGATGATATAGTGAAGGGTATAGAAAAAGATAACTATATTGTGGTGGAAAATAGAAGGGAAGCTATTAAAAAAGCTATGACTGTAGCTCAAAAAGATGATGTTATAGTGGTAGCAGGAAAAGGACATGAAGATTATCAAATTTTAAAGGACAAAACCATACATTTTGACGAAAGAGAAGTAATAAAAGAGATAATTGAAGAACTTTATTAG
- a CDS encoding small basic family protein, translated as MIAFLGLIIGIIIGAVWNVNIPEKFSPYMSVAILACLDSVFGAVRATMSKKFQADIFISGFFGNAVLAAALAYLGDKLGVPIYIAAVIVFGGRIFDNFAIIRRLLIEKARER; from the coding sequence TTGATAGCATTTTTAGGACTAATAATAGGTATTATAATTGGTGCAGTTTGGAATGTGAATATTCCTGAAAAATTTTCTCCATATATGTCAGTAGCAATACTTGCTTGTTTAGATTCAGTATTTGGAGCTGTAAGGGCTACTATGTCAAAAAAATTTCAAGCAGATATATTTATATCAGGTTTTTTTGGTAATGCGGTATTAGCAGCAGCACTAGCTTATCTTGGAGATAAATTAGGAGTACCAATATACATTGCTGCGGTTATTGTTTTTGGAGGAAGAATATTTGATAACTTTGCTATTATAAGACGTTTATTAATAGAAAAAGCCAGAGAACGATAA
- a CDS encoding YggT family protein — protein MRFTLIKIFSMLFNIMEAAILIDIVLSFIGRGMRNSFTELIKTITEPLLAPGRRIQEMIMPGLMIDFSPILAFFIISIMRKIVYTLLIW, from the coding sequence ATGAGATTTACATTAATTAAAATATTTAGTATGCTTTTTAATATTATGGAAGCAGCAATTTTAATAGATATTGTGCTATCTTTTATTGGGAGGGGAATGCGTAATTCCTTTACAGAACTTATAAAAACTATAACAGAACCACTATTAGCTCCAGGTAGAAGAATACAGGAAATGATAATGCCTGGACTTATGATTGATTTTTCTCCAATTTTAGCCTTTTTCATAATATCAATTATGAGAAAAATAGTATATACATTATTGATATGGTAA
- the mraY gene encoding phospho-N-acetylmuramoyl-pentapeptide-transferase, whose translation MNSKIIYSVLVAFFISIITGPILIPLLHNLKFGQNIREEGPKSHQKKAGTPTMGGIIFIISIIISMLILVKNPSDEAMFAMYAFIAFGVIGFIDDYLKIARKNNLGLTAKQKMILLLIVSFAFAYYGANNPDIGTSIILPFYEKSLDLGKLYIPFIIIYFAGTTNAVNLTDGLDGLATSITILVMTFFVIVSFNMGHYTLSVFCAITAGSLLGFLKYNAFPAQIFMGDTGSLALGGAVAAVAMILKLPLVLIIVGGIYVLETLSVIIQVISFKLTGKRVFKMSPLHHHFELSGWHETKVVSVFSIITVILCMIAFLSFK comes from the coding sequence ATGAATAGCAAGATAATTTATTCTGTACTTGTAGCATTTTTTATATCAATAATTACAGGACCAATTTTAATACCATTGCTACATAATTTAAAGTTTGGACAAAATATTAGAGAAGAAGGTCCTAAAAGTCATCAAAAAAAGGCAGGAACACCTACTATGGGAGGTATTATATTTATAATATCAATTATAATATCTATGCTCATACTAGTTAAAAATCCAAGTGATGAGGCTATGTTTGCTATGTATGCCTTTATAGCTTTTGGAGTTATTGGATTTATAGATGATTACTTAAAGATTGCTAGAAAAAATAATTTAGGACTGACAGCAAAACAAAAGATGATTTTGTTATTAATAGTTTCATTTGCTTTTGCCTATTACGGAGCTAATAATCCGGATATAGGAACTTCCATAATATTACCATTTTATGAAAAAAGTTTAGATTTAGGAAAACTTTATATTCCTTTTATAATAATATATTTTGCGGGAACTACTAATGCAGTAAATTTAACAGATGGACTAGATGGATTAGCCACATCTATTACCATATTGGTTATGACTTTTTTCGTCATAGTAAGCTTTAATATGGGACATTATACTCTATCTGTATTTTGCGCAATAACTGCAGGATCACTTTTAGGATTTTTAAAGTATAATGCTTTCCCAGCTCAAATATTTATGGGGGATACAGGATCCCTTGCTCTAGGAGGGGCTGTAGCAGCAGTAGCTATGATATTAAAGCTTCCTCTTGTACTCATAATAGTAGGGGGAATATATGTATTAGAAACTCTTTCTGTTATAATACAGGTGATTTCTTTTAAATTAACAGGAAAAAGGGTGTTTAAAATGAGTCCATTACACCATCATTTTGAGTTAAGTGGATGGCATGAAACAAAAGTAGTTTCTGTATTTTCTATAATTACTGTAATACTATGCATGATAGCATTTTTATCCTTTAAATAA
- the spoVE gene encoding stage V sporulation protein E — protein MRKLQNNKMGKIDFLMFCVIMLLVAIGVVMVYSASSYFAFYKYEDSMYFLKRQGLWAILGIIAMFATINIDYHKYKRYTKILMLVTTILLLVVFAFPEVNGARRWIQLGPASFQPSEIAKYMVVIYLAKSIENKGYRIRTFIYGVVPYLLVAGFYAGLVFAEKNLSIATVIMMVTFIMLFVAGAKFLHLVAVVIPVILAGVAAILLEPFRLGRLLTFRNPWIDPKGKGYQLIQSFLALGSGGIWGVGLGQSRQKCYYIPEPHNDFIFAVIGEELGLIGCTFIILLFVIFVWRGIVTAVKAKDTFGTLVAAGITSVIGVQALINIAVVTGSIPVTGVPLPFISYGGSSLVLNMMAMGVLLNISRQKSTI, from the coding sequence ATGAGAAAACTCCAAAATAATAAAATGGGAAAAATTGACTTTCTTATGTTTTGTGTAATTATGTTGTTGGTTGCTATTGGGGTTGTAATGGTGTATAGTGCTAGTTCCTATTTTGCTTTTTATAAATATGAAGATAGCATGTATTTTTTAAAAAGACAGGGACTATGGGCTATTTTAGGTATAATTGCCATGTTTGCTACTATAAATATTGATTATCATAAGTACAAAAGATATACAAAAATACTTATGTTAGTAACTACCATATTATTACTAGTTGTATTTGCCTTTCCTGAAGTAAATGGAGCTAGAAGATGGATACAATTAGGTCCTGCAAGCTTTCAACCTTCGGAAATAGCCAAATACATGGTGGTTATTTATCTTGCAAAAAGTATTGAAAATAAAGGATATAGAATTAGGACTTTTATCTACGGAGTTGTACCTTATTTATTAGTTGCAGGATTTTATGCGGGACTTGTATTTGCAGAAAAAAACTTGAGTATTGCCACAGTAATTATGATGGTTACTTTTATTATGTTATTTGTAGCAGGAGCAAAATTTTTGCATCTAGTAGCGGTAGTTATTCCAGTTATTTTAGCAGGAGTAGCAGCTATTTTACTAGAACCCTTTAGATTAGGAAGGCTTCTTACTTTTAGGAATCCCTGGATAGATCCTAAGGGAAAAGGATATCAATTAATACAATCTTTTTTAGCCTTAGGATCAGGAGGAATTTGGGGTGTTGGATTAGGACAGTCAAGACAAAAGTGTTATTATATTCCTGAACCACATAATGATTTCATATTTGCAGTTATAGGTGAGGAATTAGGACTTATAGGATGTACTTTTATAATATTGCTTTTTGTAATTTTTGTATGGAGAGGTATAGTTACAGCGGTAAAGGCAAAGGATACCTTTGGAACATTAGTTGCTGCAGGAATAACTTCTGTTATAGGTGTGCAGGCTTTGATTAATATTGCTGTTGTAACAGGTTCCATACCAGTAACAGGAGTGCCATTACCTTTTATAAGTTATGGAGGCTCCTCTTTGGTTTTAAATATGATGGCTATGGGAGTACTTCTCAATATATCAAGGCAAAAAAGCACTATATAG
- a CDS encoding DUF881 domain-containing protein — MRYNEANIFVFIASIIIGVLVALNISFSREEKNIFLNSRDYQNAYIYRNQLINDISNLNEIKANYNRKLSKYNASEEDKKKIIEEVKNELQENKVNVGLVDMEGPGLKIIMEDASREFNENDDNYLERRLKIIHNTDMIQVVNDLLNAGAEAISINGHRVISSSSIFCNGLFLRINGVQIGTPFYIKVIGNKEAMKNYILSDESYVKSLMLRGIEFEIEEEDNLIVPAFYGKTENKYIKTIKD, encoded by the coding sequence ATGAGATATAATGAAGCTAATATATTTGTCTTCATAGCCTCTATAATAATAGGTGTATTGGTAGCATTAAATATTAGTTTTTCTAGGGAAGAAAAAAATATATTTTTAAATAGTAGAGATTATCAAAATGCATATATCTATCGAAATCAATTAATAAACGATATCAGTAATTTAAATGAAATTAAGGCAAATTATAATAGAAAGCTTTCAAAATATAATGCTAGTGAAGAAGATAAGAAAAAAATTATAGAAGAGGTAAAAAATGAACTACAAGAAAATAAAGTTAATGTAGGCCTTGTAGATATGGAGGGCCCTGGATTAAAAATAATTATGGAAGATGCCAGTAGAGAATTTAATGAAAATGATGATAACTACTTAGAGAGGCGTTTAAAAATAATACATAATACAGATATGATACAGGTGGTGAATGATCTCTTAAATGCGGGAGCAGAAGCTATATCTATAAATGGCCATAGAGTAATAAGCAGTAGTAGTATATTTTGTAATGGACTTTTTTTAAGAATAAATGGAGTTCAAATAGGAACACCTTTTTATATAAAAGTCATAGGCAATAAAGAAGCTATGAAAAATTATATTCTTTCAGATGAGAGCTATGTAAAATCTTTAATGCTTAGAGGAATAGAATTTGAAATAGAAGAAGAAGATAATTTAATAGTACCGGCCTTTTATGGTAAAACAGAAAATAAATATATAAAAACTATAAAAGATTAA
- a CDS encoding cell division protein SepF has product MAGKVLNKVMGFLGLEDEYEYEEYYDDENEVEDSDEATEFEPIVHSTKKQGKVVSIHSTSTPKVSIVKPKTYDEVVDICDDLKEGKIVIVNSIELDCKVGQRLVDFISGATYSLNGTLEEIEKGIYIVSPSNVEVDSELKSQLSNKGMFSWNR; this is encoded by the coding sequence ATGGCAGGAAAAGTTTTGAACAAAGTAATGGGATTTTTAGGGCTAGAAGATGAATATGAATACGAAGAATATTATGATGATGAAAATGAAGTTGAGGATTCTGATGAAGCTACAGAATTTGAACCAATAGTTCATTCTACAAAAAAACAGGGAAAAGTTGTAAGTATACATTCAACATCCACACCAAAGGTTTCAATTGTAAAACCTAAAACCTATGACGAGGTAGTAGACATTTGCGATGATTTAAAGGAAGGTAAAATTGTCATAGTAAATTCTATAGAATTAGATTGTAAGGTAGGTCAAAGATTAGTTGATTTCATAAGTGGAGCTACATATTCATTAAATGGAACCCTAGAAGAAATAGAAAAGGGAATATATATAGTATCACCTTCTAATGTAGAGGTGGATAGCGAATTAAAAAGTCAGTTATCAAATAAAGGAATGTTTAGTTGGAACAGATAG
- a CDS encoding DUF881 domain-containing protein, translating into MRKINSQLSVAIVCAILGFMLAYQFKIIFKQESLPVNPYNSSDIVKEIEQYKKEKERLNNKINDLQGKVTEYEEAAANIDDTNKSLLKELEKTRLLTGTTDVEGPGITIYLVPNSGIFGNVDMKITDRQLVYLVNELKFAGAEAISINDIRITGRTGIRISGDMISINGEDRVSPSKRITIKAIGNKTNLEAIFSFPEVLVDFKGVCDIKYEVSDNIKIEKYNKSYKFEYAKPVKEKQE; encoded by the coding sequence ATGAGGAAAATTAATTCTCAATTAAGTGTGGCAATTGTTTGTGCTATTCTAGGATTTATGTTAGCTTATCAATTCAAAATTATATTTAAACAGGAAAGCTTACCGGTTAATCCATACAATAGTTCTGATATAGTAAAAGAAATTGAACAGTACAAAAAAGAAAAAGAAAGACTAAATAATAAAATAAATGATTTACAAGGAAAAGTTACAGAATATGAGGAAGCAGCAGCAAACATAGATGATACTAATAAAAGCTTATTAAAAGAATTAGAAAAAACTCGTTTACTTACAGGAACTACGGATGTGGAAGGGCCAGGTATAACAATATATTTAGTGCCTAATTCGGGTATATTTGGGAATGTGGATATGAAGATAACAGATAGGCAATTAGTTTATTTAGTAAATGAATTAAAATTTGCAGGAGCAGAGGCCATATCTATAAATGACATAAGAATAACTGGAAGAACAGGTATTAGAATATCTGGAGATATGATATCTATAAATGGTGAAGATAGAGTATCACCTTCTAAAAGAATAACTATAAAAGCTATAGGAAATAAAACTAATTTAGAGGCTATTTTTAGTTTTCCAGAGGTTCTAGTAGATTTTAAAGGAGTATGTGATATTAAATATGAAGTTTCTGACAATATAAAAATTGAAAAATATAATAAAAGTTATAAATTTGAATATGCAAAACCAGTTAAAGAAAAACAAGAGTAG
- a CDS encoding cell division protein FtsQ/DivIB → MISNVNKSDKTNEYIIRRHKKKRRKKLIAFGILLISILTTLCFKHPFFNVKIVDVNGNKNIKKELIIKSSEIRSDNNIFYLNLNNVKNNIMSNPYILNAEVKRKLPNKILINIEERKALYYIEKDKKFYIIDNNGYVLEERNNIKNMKLVKLDGVKKKDYKIGEPILEQGNIRIKFIKNLASLIDKKDNNYEISIVNIENMNNIKLKYRNIQIILGDDEEIDTKLNKAFNILLQKEEIRGAKEGYINVSFKGNPVVFIK, encoded by the coding sequence ATGATAAGCAATGTTAATAAATCTGATAAAACTAACGAATATATAATAAGAAGACATAAAAAAAAGAGAAGAAAAAAATTAATTGCTTTTGGTATTCTACTTATTTCTATACTTACAACTCTTTGCTTTAAACATCCTTTCTTTAATGTTAAAATAGTAGATGTTAATGGTAATAAAAATATAAAAAAAGAGTTGATAATTAAATCATCGGAAATAAGAAGTGATAACAATATTTTTTATTTGAATTTAAATAATGTAAAAAATAACATAATGAGCAATCCCTATATTTTAAATGCTGAGGTTAAAAGGAAATTGCCCAATAAAATTTTAATAAATATAGAGGAAAGAAAGGCATTATATTATATAGAAAAGGATAAGAAATTTTATATTATAGATAATAATGGATATGTATTAGAAGAAAGAAATAATATAAAAAATATGAAATTAGTTAAATTAGATGGTGTTAAAAAAAAGGATTATAAAATAGGAGAGCCTATACTTGAACAGGGAAATATAAGAATAAAGTTCATAAAAAATTTAGCCAGTTTAATTGATAAAAAAGACAATAATTATGAAATATCCATAGTAAATATAGAAAACATGAATAATATTAAGCTTAAATACAGAAATATACAAATAATATTAGGCGATGATGAAGAAATAGACACAAAATTAAATAAAGCTTTTAATATATTACTACAAAAAGAAGAAATAAGGGGTGCTAAAGAAGGGTATATAAATGTAAGTTTTAAAGGGAATCCTGTGGTGTTTATAAAATAG